Proteins encoded within one genomic window of uncultured Desulfobacter sp.:
- the atpH gene encoding ATP synthase F1 subunit delta has product MKNLAVSRRYAKALILIGQEDGQAEGYNNELSAMVGLLDSNEGFEQALINPLIGKSDRKKLLDAVIASAGFSKVMSSFLSLLFNKGRIGFLRDIETYYSTMADELKGVVKASVVAATNLSKTNINKIQKSLSEKTGKTVVLDVQKDSSLIGGIITKIGDLVLDGSVKTQLINMRETLKKGESL; this is encoded by the coding sequence ATGAAAAATCTCGCAGTTTCAAGGCGTTATGCCAAGGCATTGATTTTGATAGGCCAGGAGGATGGTCAGGCGGAAGGCTACAACAATGAGCTTTCCGCAATGGTTGGGCTGTTGGACTCCAATGAGGGTTTTGAACAGGCCCTCATTAATCCGTTAATCGGTAAAAGTGATCGTAAAAAGCTTCTTGATGCAGTGATCGCTTCTGCAGGTTTTTCAAAAGTGATGAGCTCTTTTTTGTCCTTGCTTTTTAATAAGGGCAGGATTGGTTTTCTTAGGGATATTGAGACTTATTACAGCACCATGGCCGATGAGCTTAAAGGTGTTGTCAAGGCTAGTGTTGTGGCAGCCACAAACTTGTCCAAGACAAATATTAATAAAATTCAAAAGTCGTTGTCTGAGAAAACCGGTAAAACTGTTGTGCTTGATGTGCAAAAGGATTCAAGCCTTATTGGCGGTATCATCACAAAAATCGGCGATCTTGTTCTTGACGGCAGCGTAAAAACCCAGCTGATCAATATGAGGGAAACTTTAAAAAAAGGTGAGAGTTTATAA
- the atpF gene encoding F0F1 ATP synthase subunit B: MKKVNWRKHLKVSATVVALVAGATVVWASGGGHGEAAHASHNVWHDVDTWKVLNFVVLALGCFFIAKKPVAQFFSSRTKGIEEELTDLEQKKAEAERKLAEYETRFRNLEQESEQIVEDYIKQGEEAKKRIIAEAEAQAEKLEDMAKRNIEQEFKAAKTLLKQEVVDRAMEQAEALIKKSITTQDQNRLVDEYLKKVEA, encoded by the coding sequence ATGAAAAAAGTTAATTGGAGAAAACACCTTAAAGTTTCCGCAACTGTCGTGGCTCTTGTGGCTGGTGCGACAGTGGTCTGGGCTTCCGGCGGCGGTCACGGTGAAGCAGCGCATGCAAGTCATAACGTGTGGCACGATGTTGATACCTGGAAGGTACTCAACTTCGTTGTGCTTGCGCTTGGATGCTTTTTCATCGCTAAGAAGCCGGTGGCGCAGTTTTTTTCTTCCCGTACTAAGGGGATAGAAGAAGAGTTGACAGACTTGGAACAGAAAAAAGCTGAAGCAGAGAGAAAACTTGCCGAATACGAAACCCGGTTTAGAAATCTTGAACAGGAATCTGAACAGATTGTTGAGGATTATATCAAACAGGGAGAAGAGGCCAAGAAAAGAATTATTGCAGAGGCTGAAGCTCAGGCTGAAAAACTCGAAGATATGGCGAAACGCAATATCGAACAAGAGTTCAAGGCCGCAAAAACGCTTCTTAAGCAGGAAGTTGTGGATCGTGCAATGGAGCAGGCAGAGGCACTCATTAAAAAATCCATCACGACCCAGGATCAGAACCGTCTGGTCGACGAATACTTGAAAAAGGTGGAGGCATAA
- a CDS encoding ATPase, whose protein sequence is MITVIPDISAVYQMVNFLVLLFLLNLVLYKPIRKVILERKAKVGTLNSGVEKASSDLEKQKNDYKEGLKQARGEGLKQKEVFIEEASAQEKEIITQINQKAQANFAQIKAQVAEETEQARKALEAEVEVYAKAIGEKILGRAC, encoded by the coding sequence ATGATAACTGTGATTCCTGATATATCAGCGGTATATCAGATGGTCAATTTTCTTGTCCTGCTATTCCTCCTCAACCTGGTTCTGTACAAACCCATTCGAAAGGTCATTCTCGAAAGAAAAGCCAAGGTCGGCACCTTAAATTCAGGTGTTGAAAAAGCCTCGTCTGATCTTGAGAAACAAAAGAATGATTATAAGGAAGGGTTAAAACAGGCAAGGGGTGAAGGCCTCAAGCAAAAAGAGGTGTTCATCGAGGAGGCGTCTGCTCAGGAGAAGGAGATTATTACCCAGATCAATCAGAAAGCGCAGGCTAACTTTGCCCAAATCAAGGCACAGGTGGCTGAAGAAACCGAACAGGCCCGCAAAGCGCTTGAGGCCGAGGTCGAGGTGTATGCCAAAGCCATCGGCGAAAAGATTCTTGGGAGGGCATGTTAA
- the rodA gene encoding rod shape-determining protein RodA: MFDRRLVSNFDWGFLLLIFFICILGLTILYSAVTAGCAGMALHPLFKKQVVWLCVGFGIMMGCLVIDFKEFAKLHLLIYAACVGLLIATWLVGHTGGGSQRWLVLGPVRIQTSELMKISLIISLASVYADSISPEGLGFRHLIKPAILCIIPFGLIVIQPDLGTGLLLLLIAGCLTLFVKVEKKVVFILGVAGIFLVPLVWFFGLKDYQRDRILTFLNPERDPLGTGYHIIQSKIAIGSGMLTGKGFLHGTQNALNFLPEQHTDFILSVLAEEWGLVGCAVLLGLYFILLFWGLNISYNCRNMFGSLLAMGVTIMIFWQIFINIGMVMGLMPVVGVPLPLVSYGGSSVVTNMVGFGILLNISMRKFNTA, encoded by the coding sequence ATGTTTGACCGCCGTCTCGTATCAAATTTTGACTGGGGATTTCTTTTACTTATATTTTTTATTTGTATTCTGGGGTTAACCATCCTTTATTCGGCGGTGACAGCCGGATGCGCAGGAATGGCTTTGCATCCCCTTTTTAAAAAACAGGTTGTCTGGCTTTGTGTCGGGTTTGGCATCATGATGGGCTGCTTGGTCATTGATTTTAAAGAGTTTGCCAAACTGCACCTGCTTATATATGCCGCATGTGTCGGGCTTTTGATTGCGACCTGGCTTGTGGGGCATACCGGCGGCGGCTCCCAGCGCTGGCTGGTATTAGGTCCTGTTCGGATTCAGACCTCTGAATTGATGAAAATTTCTTTGATCATCAGTTTGGCTTCGGTTTATGCAGACAGCATCAGTCCTGAAGGTTTAGGGTTCAGGCATTTAATCAAGCCGGCAATTTTATGTATTATTCCTTTTGGCCTCATCGTTATCCAGCCGGATTTGGGTACAGGGCTTTTACTTTTGCTCATTGCCGGCTGTCTCACTTTATTTGTAAAAGTTGAAAAAAAAGTTGTATTCATTCTGGGGGTTGCTGGGATTTTTCTGGTTCCTCTTGTCTGGTTTTTCGGGCTTAAGGATTATCAGAGAGACAGGATTTTAACCTTTTTAAATCCTGAACGGGACCCCCTTGGCACGGGGTATCACATCATCCAGTCAAAAATAGCTATCGGTTCCGGTATGCTTACCGGTAAAGGATTTCTCCATGGAACCCAGAACGCATTGAATTTTTTACCTGAACAACATACGGATTTTATTCTTTCCGTGTTGGCCGAAGAATGGGGGCTTGTGGGGTGTGCTGTTCTTCTGGGTCTCTATTTTATTTTACTGTTTTGGGGGTTGAATATTTCTTATAATTGCCGAAATATGTTTGGTTCCCTATTGGCTATGGGTGTTACCATTATGATTTTTTGGCAGATTTTTATCAATATCGGTATGGTGATGGGGTTGATGCCGGTGGTTGGCGTACCTTTGCCATTGGTTTCTTATGGGGGGTCCTCGGTTGTGACAAATATGGTCGGTTTTGGAATTTTGCTGAATATCAGCATGCGAAAGTTTAACACCGCCTAA
- the mrdA gene encoding penicillin-binding protein 2 codes for MGAIKENSDREWIKHRYIGAGLCLVFIFGVLFLRLVYLQMIRGEEYRRLSMTNCVRLKSIKSSRGLIYDRNHNLLVDNRPAFDLTIVLEDAKPLETTLERLAELTGDSSEELTATIKKAGRSAFYKPLVLKRDITRDLLAVIEAHQFDLPGIHIDIEPTRNYIHKKTAAHLIGYLGEINKDELASGKFPNVRSGDSIGRYGVEKSFEADLQGKRGGHQVEVDVNGRVIKILKTVEPVSGKDLVLTIDLALQQTAEKMLGENDGAVVALDPSNGDVLVMASSPSFDQNDFIGGISNKKWQLLRDDPGRPMNNKAIQAEYPPASTYKTITALAGLEEKVIDRNSTFFCPGFYKFGNRRYHCWNKYGHGNLNVVDAIAQSCDVFFYQTGEKLGVDALARYAYGSGLGRLTGIRLAHERPGLIPTSAWKKKRFKEPWQAGETLSISIGQGFNLVTPLQMAVFISAVGNNGTLYRPRLVKSVQDAKGQMIREIEPEITGGLPASKKNLAIVREGLLKVVHGNRGTARRIRLPGIQIAGKTGTAQVFSRKAGEKFNNEKLRRTLQDHAWFVCYAPAQDPKIAIAVIIEHGEHGSSAAAPVAKELIHAYLGDPEVPTALVTDDQANVE; via the coding sequence GTGGGCGCAATTAAAGAAAATTCAGACAGGGAATGGATCAAGCATCGATATATAGGGGCTGGCTTGTGCCTTGTTTTTATTTTTGGTGTTCTTTTTTTAAGGTTGGTTTATCTTCAGATGATTCGCGGTGAAGAGTATCGGCGGTTGTCTATGACCAATTGTGTTCGACTCAAAAGCATAAAATCTTCCAGGGGATTGATTTATGACCGCAATCACAATCTCCTTGTGGACAATCGCCCGGCCTTTGACCTGACCATTGTTCTGGAGGATGCTAAACCCCTTGAGACCACACTTGAGCGTTTGGCAGAGCTAACCGGCGATTCTAGTGAAGAGCTGACGGCAACCATAAAAAAAGCAGGGAGATCTGCCTTTTATAAACCACTTGTTCTTAAGCGAGATATAACAAGGGATTTGCTTGCGGTTATAGAGGCCCATCAGTTTGATCTGCCGGGTATTCACATTGATATTGAACCGACTAGAAATTATATCCATAAAAAAACGGCCGCTCACCTTATCGGTTATCTTGGTGAGATCAATAAAGATGAGCTGGCATCCGGTAAATTTCCCAATGTCCGGTCCGGCGATTCCATTGGACGGTACGGGGTTGAAAAAAGTTTTGAGGCGGATTTGCAGGGCAAGCGGGGGGGGCACCAGGTCGAAGTGGACGTAAATGGCCGGGTGATAAAGATACTCAAAACTGTAGAGCCGGTTTCCGGAAAGGATCTGGTTTTGACAATTGATCTGGCCCTTCAACAAACGGCAGAAAAAATGTTGGGGGAGAACGACGGAGCCGTTGTGGCGCTTGATCCCTCAAACGGGGATGTTCTGGTTATGGCATCGTCGCCCAGTTTTGACCAGAATGATTTTATTGGCGGAATCTCTAATAAAAAATGGCAGCTTCTAAGGGATGATCCGGGTAGACCTATGAATAACAAGGCAATTCAGGCAGAGTATCCCCCGGCATCCACATATAAAACGATTACGGCCCTGGCCGGACTTGAAGAAAAGGTGATTGACAGAAATTCCACCTTTTTTTGTCCGGGTTTCTATAAGTTTGGCAATCGACGTTATCACTGCTGGAACAAGTATGGACATGGTAATTTAAACGTTGTGGATGCCATTGCACAATCCTGCGATGTGTTTTTTTATCAAACCGGCGAAAAACTTGGCGTTGATGCCCTGGCAAGGTATGCTTATGGCTCTGGTCTTGGGAGGTTAACCGGTATTCGTCTGGCCCACGAACGCCCCGGATTGATCCCCACATCTGCGTGGAAAAAAAAGCGATTCAAGGAACCCTGGCAGGCCGGTGAAACATTGTCTATCAGCATCGGACAGGGATTTAATCTAGTTACACCCTTGCAGATGGCTGTGTTCATTTCTGCTGTAGGGAATAACGGTACCCTTTATCGGCCAAGGCTTGTCAAATCTGTTCAAGATGCGAAGGGGCAAATGATTCGAGAGATTGAGCCTGAAATTACCGGTGGGTTGCCTGCTTCTAAAAAAAATTTGGCCATTGTCAGAGAAGGATTATTAAAAGTTGTTCACGGTAACCGAGGCACTGCCCGGCGCATCCGTCTTCCCGGCATTCAAATCGCCGGGAAAACCGGTACGGCACAGGTGTTTTCCCGCAAGGCCGGGGAGAAGTTTAATAATGAAAAATTGAGGCGTACTCTCCAGGATCACGCCTGGTTTGTCTGTTATGCGCCGGCTCAGGACCCTAAAATTGCCATTGCCGTGATCATTGAGCATGGCGAGCATGGCTCGAGTGCCGCTGCCCCTGTTGCAAAAGAGTTAATCCATGCCTATCTTGGGGACCCTGAAGTCCCAACTGCCCTGGTTACGGATGATCAGGCAAATGTGGAGTAA
- the mreC gene encoding rod shape-determining protein MreC, with protein sequence MFSRRIMMLVGVGFFIAVALTVIAMSSRENLPAGGVERLSITLTSPFQLVASRIIGFTESVWQTYFSCVHAMEENQTLRRQLLKARHTANRCNELELENARLKKFVNFQSSVPAAYVAAQVIARDPSPWFKTIMIDKGEKDGLIKGLPVLVSEGIVGQIIKVSGSFSRVLLVTDRNSSVDALIQETRVRGMVKGNNQDTCSFVYTLRKDEVQPGQVIVSSGLDQVFPKGLIIGAVLDVQKNHSQLFQDITIKTAVDFDRLEEVLIYKNAD encoded by the coding sequence ATGTTTTCCAGGCGGATCATGATGCTTGTCGGTGTGGGCTTTTTTATTGCGGTGGCACTTACCGTAATCGCCATGTCCAGCCGGGAGAACCTGCCGGCTGGTGGTGTTGAAAGACTCTCCATCACGCTTACCTCTCCTTTTCAGCTTGTGGCTTCCCGCATTATCGGTTTTACCGAATCGGTATGGCAGACTTACTTTTCATGTGTGCATGCCATGGAAGAGAACCAGACGTTAAGACGGCAGTTATTAAAGGCCCGGCACACGGCCAACAGATGTAACGAGCTTGAGCTTGAAAATGCCCGTTTAAAAAAGTTTGTTAATTTTCAAAGTTCCGTTCCCGCAGCCTATGTGGCGGCTCAGGTGATTGCCCGGGATCCGTCTCCCTGGTTTAAAACTATTATGATAGATAAGGGTGAAAAAGACGGATTGATTAAAGGTTTGCCTGTGCTTGTATCAGAAGGTATCGTAGGGCAAATCATTAAAGTGTCCGGCAGTTTTTCCCGGGTACTGCTTGTTACCGATCGCAATTCGTCTGTTGATGCGCTGATCCAGGAGACCCGGGTCCGCGGTATGGTTAAGGGCAATAATCAAGACACCTGTTCCTTTGTATACACTTTAAGAAAAGATGAGGTCCAACCGGGGCAGGTCATTGTCTCCTCAGGGCTGGACCAGGTATTCCCCAAAGGTTTGATAATCGGAGCGGTACTAGATGTACAAAAAAATCATTCCCAGCTGTTTCAGGATATCACCATAAAAACTGCTGTCGATTTTGACAGACTCGAAGAAGTGCTGATATATAAGAATGCCGATTGA
- a CDS encoding rod shape-determining protein, whose amino-acid sequence MNFVTDTLLGAFSNDLAIDLGTANTLVYVKGKGIVLSEPSVVAVRTDKRTRNKVLAVGLEAKRMLGRTPGNIVAIRPMRDGVIADFAVTEAMLKHFIRKVHNNRKTLVRPRIIIAVPSGITQVEKRAVRESAESAGAREVFLIEEPMAAAIGAGLPITEPTCNMVVDIGGGTTEVAVISLAGIVYTRSLRVAGDKMDSSISQHIKRKYNLLIGERTAEIIKTTIGNAYPDPERLETIEVKGRDLVSGIPKILAIDSEEVRVAISEQIEAIVETVRIALEQTPPELAADIVDSGIVLTGGGALLKNLDKLLREKCGLPIVVAEDPLSTVALGCGKSLDSIEILKEVVIS is encoded by the coding sequence ATGAACTTTGTAACTGATACTTTGCTTGGGGCCTTTTCCAACGATTTGGCCATTGATCTTGGTACTGCAAATACGCTGGTTTATGTGAAGGGAAAAGGAATTGTATTGAGTGAACCTTCGGTAGTGGCGGTCAGAACGGACAAACGGACCAGGAATAAGGTGCTGGCAGTGGGGCTGGAAGCAAAGCGTATGCTGGGACGAACACCTGGCAATATTGTAGCCATACGACCCATGCGAGACGGGGTTATTGCTGATTTCGCAGTGACCGAAGCCATGCTCAAGCATTTTATCCGTAAAGTTCATAACAACAGAAAAACGCTGGTGCGCCCAAGGATTATTATTGCCGTTCCTTCCGGCATCACCCAGGTGGAAAAACGAGCGGTCAGAGAAAGCGCGGAATCCGCCGGTGCCAGGGAGGTCTTTTTGATAGAAGAGCCTATGGCTGCAGCAATCGGCGCAGGTCTTCCCATTACGGAACCTACCTGTAATATGGTTGTGGATATTGGCGGTGGGACCACGGAGGTTGCGGTGATCTCCCTGGCCGGGATCGTGTATACCCGTTCCTTAAGAGTTGCCGGAGACAAGATGGATTCTTCCATCAGCCAGCATATCAAACGCAAATATAATTTGCTCATCGGCGAAAGAACCGCAGAAATTATCAAAACAACAATTGGCAACGCCTACCCTGACCCTGAGCGTCTTGAGACCATTGAAGTTAAGGGCAGGGATTTGGTTTCCGGTATCCCTAAGATTTTGGCCATTGATTCCGAAGAGGTTCGGGTTGCCATTTCCGAGCAGATTGAAGCCATTGTTGAAACCGTTCGTATTGCGCTTGAACAGACGCCGCCGGAACTGGCCGCTGATATTGTTGATTCCGGCATTGTTCTAACCGGCGGGGGGGCGTTACTCAAAAATTTGGACAAGCTGCTCAGAGAAAAGTGCGGCCTTCCCATTGTCGTGGCCGAGGATCCCTTGTCCACAGTGGCGCTAGGCTGCGGTAAATCCCTTGACAGCATAGAAATTCTTAAAGAAGTGGTCATCAGCTAA
- a CDS encoding serine hydrolase domain-containing protein: protein MKSPAFQNIDNAMAGAVADGVFPGAVLLWASRNQVLYHKAFGVTDLRFGEPVTLNTVFDLASLTKPLVTALAVADLIASGLLSQNTYLEDALPDACGTDKAKITIDMLLRHRSGLPAHSPYFKMLDAPVPSIAAREHLRQLVLAQPLAYTPGAKEIYSDLGFILLAWVVEYLSGSRLDTFIYEKVFLPLRIHDLFFNPLCSGIIKSVKKGTSLVFAATSHCPWREKMILGEVEDENAWAAGGVEGHAGLFGTAAGVYHMCCQILRALEGKEANAINSSAIRCFADKNNGMMRPAGFDSPSEKNASSGHFFSKRSIGHLGFTGTSFWIDPDNGLIAILLTNRVHPSRDNIKIRKFRPMLHDLIASAYEGIIQV from the coding sequence ATGAAGTCCCCCGCGTTTCAAAATATTGATAATGCCATGGCCGGTGCTGTGGCAGATGGTGTGTTTCCGGGTGCCGTATTGCTGTGGGCGAGCAGAAACCAAGTGCTGTATCATAAAGCCTTTGGCGTAACGGACCTACGATTTGGGGAGCCTGTGACATTGAATACGGTGTTTGATCTCGCCTCTCTGACCAAACCCCTGGTCACAGCGCTGGCTGTGGCGGACTTAATTGCATCCGGGCTGTTATCCCAAAACACATATTTAGAGGACGCTCTGCCGGATGCCTGTGGAACAGATAAAGCCAAGATCACCATTGACATGTTGTTGCGCCACAGGTCTGGTTTGCCTGCCCATTCTCCGTATTTTAAAATGCTTGATGCTCCTGTCCCCAGTATCGCGGCAAGAGAGCACCTGCGGCAACTGGTGCTGGCACAGCCCTTGGCCTATACGCCTGGAGCCAAGGAAATTTACAGCGATCTGGGGTTTATTCTTTTGGCCTGGGTGGTGGAGTATCTGTCCGGTTCCCGGTTGGATACATTTATTTATGAAAAGGTGTTTTTGCCGTTACGTATCCATGATTTGTTCTTTAATCCACTTTGCTCTGGTATTATAAAATCTGTGAAAAAAGGCACCTCTCTTGTTTTTGCCGCTACCTCTCATTGCCCCTGGCGCGAAAAAATGATACTTGGAGAAGTGGAAGATGAGAATGCTTGGGCTGCGGGTGGTGTTGAAGGGCATGCCGGTTTGTTTGGTACGGCTGCCGGGGTCTACCATATGTGTTGTCAAATTTTGCGTGCCCTTGAAGGTAAAGAAGCCAACGCAATAAATTCTTCTGCCATTCGATGTTTTGCGGATAAAAATAATGGGATGATGCGTCCCGCAGGTTTTGATTCTCCAAGTGAAAAGAACGCGTCGTCCGGTCATTTTTTTTCTAAACGATCTATCGGACATTTAGGCTTCACCGGCACATCCTTCTGGATAGATCCTGATAACGGTTTGATCGCGATACTTTTGACAAACCGGGTACATCCGAGTCGGGACAATATTAAAATTAGGAAATTCAGGCCAATGCTTCATGATTTGATCGCATCTGCATATGAAGGAATTATACAGGTGTGA
- a CDS encoding LD-carboxypeptidase, protein MKSNAEPFFCSLKPKDVIGVAAPSSIFDADAFHKGVLCLESMGFEVHIPRGISGRHRYLAGTDRQRAEVLNSLFADPGIKGIIAARGGFGAMRLLPLLDWDIIAKNPKLFIGFSDPTALISALVCNVRICAMHGPNLVSLAQADQKTLESFSKTVTGCFTRIDLPSDQVIVPGHAAGRLVGGNLATLVHLIGTAYQPDFTDGILFIEDVGEPAYKIDRMLIQMKMAGLLEGIKGVLTGSFENCDNEAYIPQIIKEVFFEANIPICMGIGVGHGSVNLSLPMGVDTILDADHACLEWGLAAQ, encoded by the coding sequence ATGAAATCAAACGCCGAGCCCTTTTTTTGCAGTCTAAAACCCAAAGATGTTATTGGCGTGGCTGCACCATCGTCTATATTTGATGCAGATGCGTTTCACAAAGGGGTCTTGTGTCTTGAATCCATGGGGTTTGAAGTGCACATTCCCCGCGGCATATCAGGTCGTCATAGATATCTTGCCGGTACGGACCGGCAGCGGGCAGAGGTGCTTAACTCGTTGTTTGCCGACCCTGGGATCAAAGGCATCATTGCGGCCAGGGGCGGGTTTGGTGCCATGCGTCTTTTACCTTTACTGGACTGGGATATCATCGCCAAAAATCCAAAATTGTTTATAGGATTTTCAGATCCCACCGCTTTGATCAGTGCCCTGGTGTGCAACGTACGGATTTGTGCCATGCATGGTCCGAATTTGGTTTCCCTTGCCCAAGCCGATCAAAAGACATTGGAGAGTTTTTCAAAAACAGTGACAGGCTGCTTTACACGTATTGATCTGCCTTCTGACCAGGTGATTGTGCCGGGACATGCCGCAGGCCGGCTTGTGGGTGGTAATCTGGCTACCCTGGTCCATCTGATTGGGACTGCGTATCAGCCTGATTTTACAGATGGTATCCTTTTTATAGAGGATGTGGGTGAACCGGCATACAAAATTGACAGGATGCTGATTCAGATGAAAATGGCCGGTTTGCTCGAAGGTATCAAAGGCGTCCTGACCGGGTCGTTTGAGAACTGCGACAATGAAGCCTATATTCCCCAGATTATTAAAGAAGTGTTTTTTGAAGCGAATATTCCAATCTGTATGGGGATTGGGGTTGGTCACGGGTCAGTGAACCTTTCCCTTCCCATGGGGGTCGACACCATTCTGGATGCAGACCATGCCTGTCTTGAATGGGGGCTTGCCGCACAATGA
- a CDS encoding Nif11-like leader peptide family natural product precursor — translation MTIQNALNFIRQGQSDNDFRNKLVKAESSQTRQEILDQNDLTFTPEEFEEAYSLTLFKCQEQEDADALMAFRMWWIMLCRSPDSDAPST, via the coding sequence ATGACCATTCAAAACGCTCTTAACTTTATTCGGCAAGGACAAAGTGACAATGATTTCAGAAACAAACTGGTAAAAGCAGAGAGCAGTCAGACACGCCAGGAGATTCTTGACCAAAATGATCTAACTTTTACCCCTGAAGAGTTTGAAGAGGCATACTCTTTAACTCTTTTTAAATGCCAAGAACAGGAAGATGCCGACGCCCTGATGGCATTTAGGATGTGGTGGATTATGCTCTGTCGAAGTCCGGACTCTGATGCGCCATCAACGTAA
- a CDS encoding Ada metal-binding domain-containing protein: MKKFIIGALVLLIGVPGFAFNFSNFLHFLAGVIPALMILGGAIAVYLGIEDLKQSDDCAESVEPEIELGAERIEKYAEKQKKESEAVTVEPVPKPIEKPEEAVTDNQDEQPEPEAQQESETPSTEPQQPVDSTAPETEEPTGESVQFKGNIETLVFHTVECNFASGKNCSMDFATKEEAETQGYKPCKICMPDT; encoded by the coding sequence ATGAAAAAATTTATCATCGGTGCGTTGGTACTACTCATTGGTGTACCTGGTTTTGCGTTCAATTTTTCTAACTTTTTACATTTTTTGGCAGGGGTGATTCCTGCATTGATGATCCTTGGCGGTGCCATTGCAGTATATCTTGGCATTGAGGACCTCAAACAGTCAGACGACTGTGCAGAAAGTGTTGAACCCGAGATAGAACTTGGTGCTGAAAGAATAGAAAAATACGCTGAAAAACAAAAAAAAGAAAGTGAAGCGGTTACAGTCGAACCAGTACCGAAACCAATTGAAAAACCTGAAGAAGCGGTTACAGACAATCAGGATGAGCAGCCGGAACCAGAGGCGCAGCAAGAATCCGAAACCCCTTCGACGGAACCCCAGCAACCGGTTGACTCTACAGCACCTGAAACCGAAGAACCGACTGGTGAAAGCGTTCAGTTTAAAGGAAACATTGAAACCCTGGTTTTCCACACAGTGGAGTGTAATTTTGCCAGCGGCAAAAACTGCAGCATGGATTTTGCCACAAAAGAAGAGGCTGAAACCCAGGGATACAAACCCTGTAAAATTTGCATGCCTGACACGTAA
- a CDS encoding cupin domain-containing protein, which translates to MFAIHDESGYSMPVDGIEMKTLVYGEKTLLTRFKMTQGALLPSHSHPHEQTGYLVSGRINLYIGGECRNAGPGDSWCVASGVEHRAEILEDSVAIEVFSPVREDYLPGA; encoded by the coding sequence ATGTTTGCAATCCATGATGAAAGCGGTTATTCCATGCCCGTGGACGGCATTGAAATGAAAACCTTGGTGTATGGAGAAAAGACGCTTCTGACTCGGTTTAAAATGACCCAGGGGGCTTTGCTTCCTTCTCACTCACATCCCCACGAGCAGACCGGATATCTTGTTTCCGGCCGCATCAATCTTTACATTGGCGGTGAGTGCCGCAATGCCGGCCCCGGAGATTCATGGTGCGTTGCATCCGGGGTCGAGCATCGTGCTGAAATTTTGGAAGATAGCGTTGCCATTGAGGTTTTTTCACCGGTACGGGAGGACTACCTTCCCGGAGCCTGA